A window of the Theileria parva strain Muguga chromosome 2, complete sequence, whole genome shotgun sequence genome harbors these coding sequences:
- the Dph6 gene encoding Diphthine--ammonia ligase, with protein MKLLSLISGGKDGIYSILCARRQGHEIVLLGHMTPQDSNTHELDSYMFQTIGHNVIGSISKCLDIPLIERTIQRTSASTSTLNYTPDEQDEVEDLYNLVKEALKVNSEIEGVLTGAVCSRYQMERVKNVCSRLNLTSVNPLWERNQRELIKDMIDDGMEAILVKTCSLGLNEKHLGRTIRELYEELLEMETLYGLNVCGEGGEYETLVLDCPMYKMKIVIEEHEKIYHSKDPYAPTILYVPIKWRLESK; from the exons ATGAAGCTGTTATCATTGATTTCCGGGGGTAAAGATGGAATTTATAGCATTTTATGTGCTAGAAGGCAGGGACATGAGATTGTTCTTCTGGGTCACATGACTCCTCAGGATTCCAACACACATGAACTTGATAGCTACATGTTTCAGACAATAGGTCACAATGTGATAGGGTCTATAAGCAAATGCCTCGATATTCCCTTGATTGAAAGAACAATTCAGA GAACATCAGCCTCTACAAGTACACTGAACTACACGCCGGATGAGCAAGATGAGGTGGAAGACTTATATAACCTTGTAAAGGAAGCTCTG AAGGTGAATAGTGAGATTGAAGGGGTCTTAACAGGGGCAGTATGCTCTAGATATCAGATGGAAAGGGTTAAAAACGT CTGTTCAAGACTAAATCTAACCTCAGTAAACCCTTTATGGGAAAGGAAccagagggagctaataaaGGACATGATAGATGACGGGATGGAAGCAATCTTAGTTAAAACATGTAGCTTAG gaCTAAATGAGAAACACCTTGGAAGGACAATTAGGGAACTATATGAAGAGTTATTGGAGATG GAGACCCTATACGGATTAAATGTGTGTGGAGAAGGAGGAGAATACGAAACGTTAGTCCTTGACTGTCCAATGTACAAAATGAAAATAGTAAT agaGGAAcatgaaaaaatatatcattCAAAGGATCCGTACGCCCCgacaatattatatgtgCCAATAAAATGGAGGTTGGAATCAAAGTAA
- the Zdhhc15 gene encoding DHHC palmitoyltransferase family protein, which yields MDDQDDKIIIDEDFEDTEKNDLDSYRIPTRRTESYSTYVPNNPYYLEENENEPLLSNKRTNSSSKTCFRSMGSVDGSNGSRSFSNYLPVIFSLFVFSVIYGSFLVYNLKPAINQDLAHYGVLSDKVICHTFFIHLILFLQLVSYVLCMYKNPGNIPDTLEWNLNNKDVNTTSVVYETKRSGARRFCKWCSKFKPDRTHHCKNCGTCVLKMDHHCPWANNCIGWRNYKYFFLTTLYSDAISVYIAILLFPTVRQFLNNPLTSFGDLVVIIVAELLAVVLSLVLTCFLLFHTWLICENFTTIEFCEKYSGSKHNMEESIWSLGVCNNLKSVLGNNPLLWLIPYDNRQEKGIEFKRGERGLESLDDIDQPIMEVNSEFLRMTKDSKQFDPEIGEDSP from the exons ATGGACGACCAggatgataaaataattattgatGAAGATTTCGAGGATACAGAAAAAAATGATTTGGATTCATACAGAATTCCTACAAGAAGAACTGAAAGTTATTCCACATATGTTCCTAACAATCCCTATTATTTAGAAGAAAACGAAAATGAGCCTTTATTGTCAAATAAACGGACAAATTCTAGCTCAAAAACTTGTTTCAGGTCCATGGGTTCTGTGGACGGAAGTAATGGAAGTAGATCATTTTCCAACTATTTACCAGTgattttttcattatttgtGTTTTCAGTGATTTACGGGTCatttttagtatataatttaaaacctGCCATTAATCAGGATCTGGCTCATTATGGTGTATTGAGTGACAAGGTTATCTGTCACACATTTTTCATACATCTGATCCTTTTTCTTCAACTAGTAAGCTATGTATTATGTATGTACAAAAACCCCGGGAATATCCCGGACACCTTGGAGTGGAATCTAAATAACAAGGATGTCAACACGACTTCCGTTGTGTATGAAACCAAGAGATCGGGCGCTAGAAGGTTTTGTAAATGGTGCTCAAAGTTCAAGCCGGACAGGACTCATCACTGCAAAAATTGCGGAACATGTGTTCTGAAGATGGACCATCATTGTCCATGGGCCAACAACTGTATAGGATGGAGAAACTACAAATACTTCTTTTTGACAACTTTATATTCTGATGCTATTTCCGTCTACATCGCAATTCTCCTCTTTCCTACAGTCAGACAATTCTTAAATAACCCACTG ACCTCCTTTGGAGATTTAGTTGTGATAATCGTCGCTGAGTTGTTAGCAGTCGTTCTCAGTCTTGTTTTAACTTGCTTCCTTCTGTTCCACACCTGGTTAATTTGTGAGAATTTCACTACCATCGAGTTTTGTGAGAAGTATTCGGGGTCAAAACACAATATGGAAGAGTCAATTTGGTCGTTAGGGGTGTGTAATAATCTAAAATCGGTTCTTGGAAACAACCCCTTGTTGTGGTTAATTCCATACG ACAATCGCCAAGAAAAGGGAATCGAGTTTAAAAGGGGAGAACGTGGTCTAGAATCTCTAGACGACATTGATCAACCCATAATGGAGGTGAACTCTGAATTCTTGAGGATGACCAAGGATAGTAAACAATTTGATCCTGAGATCGGGGAGGACAGTCCATAG
- the VHA-F gene encoding V-type ATPase F subunit yields the protein MDKIKNLVNCKIYIIGDEDTVVGFLLAGVGSKDVLGRTNYTIVTPKFTKAQIEEVFKLYVSREDCGIIIINQHIAEKIRTLLDLHDKFVPTILEIPSKEEPYDPSKDSVMQKIKVFFGENN from the exons atggataaaattaagaacCTCGTAAACTGTAAGATTTATATTATCGGGGATGAG GATACTGTAGTTGGATTCCTCCTTGCAGGAGTAGGGAGCAAGGACGTACTGGGAAGaacaaattatactatCGTAACGCcaa AATTCACTAAAGCTCAAATTGAGGAAGTATTTAAATTGTATGTCTCCAGGGAAGATTGCGGGATAATCATCATAAACCAGCACATTGCAGAAAAAATACGAACACTTTTGGACCTTcatgataaatttgtacCAACGATCTTGGAAATACCAAGCAAAGAAGAGCCTTACGACCCAAGTAAGGACTCAGTAATGCAGAAGATAAAAGTCTTCTTTGGAGAAAATAACTAg